The genomic DNA AAGCAACGTTCGGATGGAAGGACAGAAATGAAAAGATGTGCGGTCAATTGACAGCTTGATCGCAAATCATGCGTATGTAGTTCAAGCTATATTTTTACGGCAAACCAGTGCACAGGCATATTCAACAGTTTCCTTCTGCGGACGTCTTCTACTGCGCTAACCCGTTCATCACACTACCGTTGAAAGAATTGCAGTGGAAGTGTTACGCACGCTTTTCCAATTTCTCTCAGAGACAGGACTGATGTTCGTtcatgtctcttcttgtgtcgtctgttggGCGCTTTAAAACTTCAGTAATAGGACTGATGGTCACATAGCGACGTATTTGGGCCAGAAAGAGTCACTCAGTCGGAGCTATCGGCGGCCAAGTCGGCCAGGGTAACAACACCTGTATACATCCCCTCATCACCACCACAACCATATTACAGAGGAAATAGGTGACTTTATTTCTATAACAATTacggaaatgaaaagaaaacctTCATAATATTTCGTTCCTATTGCCCCGTACGTTCACCGATATGGCACGTGATCGCTCTGCACACGGTTTCAGGTGCGGCTCCAATGCCGCGCATAGGCTGAATTTCCAGCTCTTCCAGCTAGCTCGGCAGCTTGTGCCGCTTTAGGTGCTGGTTGACAATTTCGTCGACCGCCAGTTGACCATAGGACCACATTGAATCGCTACCGAGGGCCTGGAGAGCTATGAAATGAGGATTAAACAAAGAAAGGCAGAAAGAAGCCTCGTCTAACGACACTCCGATATTATGACCGAAAGCTTCCCTACGTAACACCCACACGTTAAAGTTTCGTTACTTACCCCATATTGTCATCATGTCAATGTTGATGGCCTCTTGTTGACTTCTCCTCAGCCTATAAAACACCATGGTACCTCACACCATGTCAAGAGTTTGTTTCGCAGATTCAGGCGGCCGCATTACTATCAAAGCCGAAATGGACTACGGCAAGCACACAACAATTTCGGAGACCGGTAATTTATCATAAGTTGACGATGTTAGGGGCTGGAGCCCCTAACCACGCTGTCCGTCGTAGCCCAAGCGGCACTTCATAGAATTTAAGGCTAATCAGTCAACATTACCCCGATGCTCAGCGCTAGCTTTGCCATAAATTTATCAACCTCACCGGAACAGAAGCTCAAGTACACGTCCCAATGCTGCACAGCACCTAACGAAAAGCAGATAGCTGGTAAGCAGATAACATTCCAGCTGGTTTCGTATCTAATTGGTTCAAGTAGTCGGTTTCGCCGCATTGGCGCAGTTGTTTGGAGCAGTCAGTGCATATATAGTGTGAGGCCAAGGAGGGCGTTGTGACATCCAAGCGGCGCCCGAAGGCATTCTGTAAACTTCCGAATGGGGCCTTGTAGTGTTTAGCAAACTGCCACCTAAGAGCGACAGTCGGTTAACATTGCAGACGAATTTTTGATGCTGAAAAAACGTCATCGGCGTACTTTTATACTCACTGCAGGAGGAAGGCTTCTCAAAGCGATCTAGGATTACCTCTGACCGGCGCTAGCTGATTCCGAGTTTttcctgcaaatttcctgatttaatTATCGCACATAATCTTCCGCCGTCCTAAACAGCACTATCTTTCCCCTAGCACCCATTCTGTATTTATAATAAGCCACCGATTATCTGCCTTACGTGGCCTGTCTAGCTCCTATTTTGCCTCTTAATTTCAACTACCACTACGCCTGTGTGGTCTCTAATACACACCGCTCACTTTCTGTTGGCGTTAAGCCTATCATTTTTGTTTCATCTTTTGTTTGAGCGGTCCTTAACATATATTCTCCAGCTTCATTGTTAACATTTATGTTTCTGCCTCATATGATAGTGCTTGAGCAATGTAACGATTGTACACTTTTCCCCGACAGTGGTGAGCTCCCGGCCACGATTTGCTAGTGCGGGCCGTTTGAACTCCGaaccttttctttcttctgtaaACTTCCTCCAGGGTTATTTTTGATTAATTAACTTGGATAGGCTTAACCCGGCGTCAACTCTAGAGGCTAACtgccgatcatgaattcttgttcacTTGACTGGTTATTGAACATTACTTTTTTGTTCTTCATATAATTCTTTTGCAAATTATTCTTCAAACTGCTCCTATACAAGCtcggttaaggtcttcaatcaagGAATGCAATGTTTACCCTGGGTTGGTGAACCTGACAATAATATTGGTAAGGTGGAGGCAGTTGAGATATTCGACGTTCATCATCGGGCTTCATCCCCACAAGTCTAATATACAGaatacttccaagcatgcagcaaATATAATTCGACAAATTGTGTCTTCTTGCCTGACCGCTTTCTCGATAAGTAGTTTTCCACTTTTCTGGTGAGTAAATAAAACATGTGAAACCGGAACTATCACTGAACCAGACTCGAAAACTGAGAGGTTGTGGCTAAGCGCGCTTTGGCTGAATGTTACTGTGGAAGTTTCCCTTTAATGAAATAATTATTGACTTGTCAGCCCATGGTGCAATCAGCACCTTCATGTGAAGTCGTTCAGTCTATCAATACAACTCATACGATATGCACTTGCACCACTAATTACACATAAATCTCGTAGCTTTGTTTAACCGCACTGAATTGTTTGTTCGAATTGTTTGCCGCACGGAGAGCGCACAAGGCAGCATAATTTGAGTGACGTAACTGCTGCTGTGGCTGATACTACCCGATTTATTGATCGGCGTAGGGTCGTGTCCGCTTTACACTGTTTATTTTCTTATACCAGGCTGCTGTGGCTTTTGCCCTGCCTTTTTACGTTAAGAGGAACCTTTACACAGGACGCAACTTTGATATCCTCATtgcatataagaaaaaaaaagaacacgcattCACCATAAACAAACACTGAACAGACTTGAATGTTGTTTGTTGCATTTAGGATGACAAGCTGATTTGTAGACTTTATATCAAGTTACGCAAAGATGTATTATAGGTTTTTTGTCAAACGAAATTTCATGGTGAGTTTGCAATAAATAGCACCGAGGGTGTATTCGTCAAATCAAATTTACACGCATTTGAAGCAATAGCTACCCGCTGCTGTCTCCAGCGGCCGCTGGTTGATCGATCAAAGCTTTATCGAAATAACTCCTCTAGTATGGTTCGGTCGTTTTCAAAATTTGTGTCCATGGGCATATCTTTGGGTCTAAAGCTTCCAGTCCAGCTCTCGACATATCTTTTCGCAAAAAACACAGCCTCTATTCAGAAAAAGGAAGGCAATGAGGCTGTCTAAAGTGCAATATAGTGCCCGAGTTTTTCGCGTTTTGTTCGCAGCAATGTGATACCCGGAATGGATTTGGTTGTGTATTGGGTTAAGTAGCACAGGACACATTGAACGGCTGTGTGTTAAACTATTCTGATACAACAATGCGAGAAGTCTGTACTTTGGCTCATAAAATTAAATATGTGAAACAAAATTAATAATATAGACGACTGGTGAGCTACACATACCATATGATTGAGGTTCGCTCTTGTGGCGCGTGCTAGAACATGTGTTTTAGGAAATGAGTGGGACCGTTTCACAAAGTAAAAGATAAAATACGAAAGGATGACTTTGCCCAGTTGGTGTAGCGACTTTATTTTCTACTGCGCTGGGCATAGGCGCTCAAAGAGGGTGTTGAAGAGAGCGGACTGGCAGAACATCTAAATTCAGCATATTCCGTGTTGGTCTACGCTGACGTGGTGGTTCCTTCGCAGTCTAAAGATGGCACCATGCGCTCGTTCAACCAAGGCACGTCGTAGACGAGCGCAGTGCAAGTGCCCTTGACCGCCTGCGCCAAAACAAACACGCTGAACTATTAGCCACGCATTCTCTTATATGTGCGTATAGACTAGAGCCTCAAAAATATGTTTCTGTTAGCAGCATTTCTAGGTTGGCCTTCAGCACAACCGTTGCAATTGGGAAAGCAATGGAGGCCACGTGTCTCACAAACCGTTTCGCATTTTTGTTTTCACTGACATAAAGATCGACCTTCCGGTTTCCTGCTGTTGTAGCAAAAACGTTTGCCGTTTGCTCCGTGACACCCACGGTCACTGTTTCCCTCGTTTTATCTACGTTCCACTATTTTATGGACTGAATGAGAATAGTGCGGGAATAAAAGAATGTTGACTATTAGTTTCAGCTATTGAAAGCACAAATGGAACCATAGAGTGCTTGGAGGAAACTTATTGTTAGGCTAAATTGAACTGTCGGAATAATGAGATCAAATCAAATGAATGTGGACAAAAGCATATCTTGTCACTGGTGGGAGCCCAAGCCACGTCATTTTCGCGTTATCAGTTTCATCCTTTAATTATTAAGCTAGCGCGGCGACATCCTCCCACGCAATTTTATCCGTATTATTGTAGGTTTAGAAGATAAGCCTGGAAGTGTTAACCGACGCAACTCACGGCCAAGGCGGCAAGTGTGCAGCATTCTTTCATGCGCAGGCAGTGCGTAGTGCGTCTGCTGTCGAGCAGGAAAACAGCCAAACAAGCATCAGAATTAATTTCTGCTATGCTTTCTCTGGTCTCACTCTGTGTTCATTTTATGGACTTGACCCTTTGCTGTGGAGATCTAGAGACAAAGCCGTGCCCTTAGTCGCCGAACATAGTCTGAATACCTATATATTAAGGGCAATGAAGATTAAGAGCAGTTTTAAGATGGCAATACGTCGTGTTCGGTGCACTAAACACTACATCTGCAGCTAGTTTTTTTTCTGATGAGAAGCGAAATTGCTCTTAGTTTGAACAAGGGCACGTGTAGAAAACGCAAATTCTTACCTGATGTAATCCATAACTACGTGAATGTGGTAACAGAAATACAATTTGTGATGGGGACGGATATATCCAGTAATGTACCCGAGCAATTTGATCTTGCATACCGCACATGTTTGACGCTGAACATGGGTGACGAGACGAAGGTTGGCTAGGTTTTTTGATAACAATGAATGCGGTATGCGTCATGTCCAAAAACGTTCTAGGATTTTACATGctaaacaacgatctgattatgaggcgtgcccgTAATCAGGGACTCCTGAACAATTCTCACCACCTGAGGGTCTTTAAGGTGCTCCAATTACACGGCAGAGGGACATTTTCGCGTTTCGCCTTCTCGAAATGAGGCCACCTCGGCCggaatttgattccgcgacctcgtgcttagcagccgatgccatagccgctaagccaccatggcgaaTCGATTCCTATATTGGGCTTGCGTGTGATAGTATCCTCTGCAACGTCATAATTGTCTACTTCTCGCAGTTTCTGCTAGATGACATGTTGTCAGTAGAAATTATAATATACGTGGTAAGAAAGGCAACGCCATGCAGTGAAtgctttaaatatatatatatatatatatatatatatatatatatatatatatatatatgtagtcatataatgagaagccaacaaacactgacaccaagcacaacctaggggaaattgcatgtgcttaataaatgaaatacagtaatgataaattaataaaaattaaagtggatgaaaacactcccagggttctactagtacacataaatacccaagaaagtggatggggaaacgccgccgcgttagctcaattggtagagcatcgcacgcgacatgcgaaggttgtgggttcggttcccatctgcggcaagttgttttttcatccactttaatttccattaatttatcattactttatttcatttattaagcacatgcaatttcccctatgttgtacttggtgtcagtgtgtgttgtcttctcattatatgactaataattatcgggtccctcggttaagcccctttcttctcgttcatatatatatatatatatatatatatatatatatatatatatatatgactttaAATGCCAAGACTACAATCTCACCATAAAGCACACCGTATAGTGGGCGAGTCCCGACTAATTTTCGCCACTTGGGGTTTACTTGCGTACACCTGAATCAAAAGATACGGGTGTCTTTGCATTTTGCGCCCATCGAATTGCGACTGCCGTGGCAGGGATTTGGTCCCGTGACCTAaatgcttagcagtccaacaccgaAGCCACTTAGCAATCAGGGTGAGTTGAAACGAACGAGTAAAGATACATACAATGCAATAAGCGTTCCATTCAAGCTTCCTGAAAGCAAGTGCACTTCGACATAAAGCATTGCTTTTATTAATGTGCCCATTTCTATAAGCACTTTTGTTTCTGTTTTATATCTAAACATTTTAACGTCCGTATTCTTCCCTACGTGGTAGTCGAATGCGTTGTGTAGGTATTTCTATGGATTATGCCCCATTCGCTGATTCTCTTTCTATAAAGATAACTTTGATGTGAAAAATAATTGTTTATCTTATGAACCACGGCAATCTTGGAAAAAAGGTGGTTTACCGTTCTAGACTTGGGAAGGCAGGCCTCCTTGCTGTAAACTTCAGTCACCCTGCAGGTTGATTCTGCTATCTTGAACTTGATTCGGTAGTTTGTGCCCGCCACAGTCTGCGCAAAAATAACGAAGAAGAAAACATTTCTACCTCCAGTTAATCGTCGCAGCACGTGTTCCCACTGAATGACGGCATGGAATGTCCTTGTTTACCCGTACCACAAGTAAAAGTAAAGCGCTCAACTTGAGTAAATTCATAAACAGCAACACGTTTACGTAGTGAACTGAACACCGCTATTAGTACCACTATTTtcgagtggcgccctctcgcgtatAATTTTAGCGGGCGCGCTCTGCTGCCACGCCACGCGCACTCTCGCTGCGTGAAGGCAACTTGGCGATGCCGGCCGACCGGCATTTGCTCGAATTTTTTTTACATGCGAGTGTGTAGGCTCGAAGAGGACGCTGTATATGAAGTGTTCCTAGACACTATTTCTTGCGAAATCGAACCCAGTCACCATCGTCACCACGCTTAGTGTGAATTGCTCCTGGCGTCGTCATCTATCGCTCAGTCTGTGCACTTCCGGCGTTGGCTTCTCGTGATTGCTCTTCCGTGACCATCATGCACCCGTTATAACCTGTCGACCCTACTTTCACGATAAACTGTAGCATTTGGCTTTCACGTTCTGTGCCTGCACTCCAATAATGAGTTTGTCTAGTGCCTGCGGCGTGTTGCATCGGTCGACCGCTAATTTGGCCAAATACATTCCAATTTTCTTGCAGCCCAGCGCGTTAAACATTTCACGAAGGACATTTGATGCCATtccaaaaaaaacgaaaaaactaGGTAGTCGCTTCGATGCGTTAATGCAGGCAACAAATTTAACCCAAAATGTATCCTGGAATGTATGATACAAGGGTAGGAAAATATAAGGGGTCAAAATGAAATTACGTAGTCTCGTCCTGCAGTGCTGACCTTCGCGAAACACTTTTATTGAAATTTTAATAATTCCACTGTGACACAGCTGGACCCTGCACATTAGTCGGCTCTGTGTACCCTTTCTTTATTTGCTCCTGCCATGGCTATAGCAACTACACTTCGGTTGCGACGTTCGTCGAGCGATGAGAATTACTGCTACCACGTAAAAAGAACAGGTGATCACCTTTGCCTAGATCCCTGTTTTCAATATATTTTGTTCTCTAAGCGCGTCATCAATATATAAATTTAAAACAAGAAAATTAGATGTTTAGCTTTGCCTGTACTTGAGAATAAGTATCTGAAACGCTAAAcacataagaaaagaaaaagatagcGGCGGGATGAAGAAACGTGCAACGGTGCAATGGAGTGTTCTCAGGCTCTCctgcgtcttctttttcttttctttttgcaaccTAATATTTTATTACGTTGATAATGTTACGTTTTCTGAGTGCTTTCCGCTATTGTGAAAGTCAGTTGAACAGAATGGTGTAATGTTAACCTAAGCAAACTAGTAATTTTAGCTTTAAAAGGTGCCAATTAGATTTATTCGCAAGAAGATGATGTAAAGCAAGCTTGACGATAGGAAAACGCGATAGAGCATGGTGGTACTAATATTTGATGAACCGCTCATATGAAATAACAGGATTTTCGTCTCAGAAAGACTATATGCTTGCAATACCATGTGAATAAATTGATGAGTTAAATGTAAAACTTTTATTCGAATACAACGCCGCTTACTCGACTCGTAATTTTGCGAATGAGTTCTGCGATGGTGCTTTGTTTCCAAAGCTGCGTAGGGTCTCATTTAGTCGCTCCGCGCGATGTTTTATGAGTGAGTCATGATTTGTGTCACTTCCTGCGAGATCTTGGGTTATACATGAAAAAGTTTACTTCACGTGCCCACAAACACCTTATGAATATTGGGCTCGTCGTAGTAAATGACCTGGGATAAATTTTGACCAACAGCTGCTCCTTAATGCACGTATAAGCCTAAGTAAACACGAGCGTATTTGTATTTCGCCCCAAATGAAACGCGTCCACCGGAACCACGATTGCATCAGCCACGCCGAGTGTAGTAGAACAGCGCCACAGCCACTGTGCGAGCACATCGGGTGGGTATATGAAAGATACGCGAAATATGCAGGATGTGTTTTATTCCTAATGCCGGTATGTATAAAACAAAAATACTAGACAAAAATTAAGGTAGTAATTGCAGAGTGCCTTGCTACGTGAGCACGAAGCAAGAACACCAGCAAACGCTTCAAAATAGGCGCATTCCAGCTGTAAcgaagcagacgacaaaggcgATGCTCTCGGCTGACCTCATCGAAGCGCCGTTCGCAGCGCCGCCATCGGTCGCACACAGGGCCGATAGCGCTGATTTCCAACCAGAGCCATGACGCACACGACGCAGAGTCGCTTTGGGCTTCGCAACTGACCCAATCCAGAAACATCAGTTCCTCCCTAGACACTATAGTGGGCGCAATGACGATGGATACGGCGAATAAGCAAAAGCATATGGGCAGGGAACGTGGGATCGTATCTTCGGtagggaaaaaaaagcagttttCGAGTAGCATTCCCTGTAGCCTGACGACATATCGGTAATACCGGAAGACACAGTACAGGCATGCACACTGATGTACGCAGTAAGATACAAAGTAACGAGCAGCTTGTAATACAGCAGGTTGGTGGCCTAATGTCTGCCGACGAAGTAATGCTGTACAAGAAAATATAGGCTGAGCTAACATTTGGGGCTAGTTGGATAAGCTACGTCTTATGTACAGCGCAAGAAATGGAAACGAAAACGACACGATGGACGCTGTAGGATATTAACAGATACAATAAATTGTatgtggcggtactttcaaatagGCGTTGACAACGAGGAAACATATCTCGCGCCTAATTTAAACGCAGAGCAATCAGGAATTTTTATCGTTCATGAAGGTCCACTAATGAAATTGTATAAGTAAAAGCAAATCACACCGATAGTGAACTACTATAAGGAACCCAAGTATcaccaaacaaaagaaataaattgtACGAACACTAAAGACTAAACATAAATTATCTAGACAACGCATGTGGAAATACATAATGGTGCCAGCGCATAACATCTTGTTCATTTGTCAGCACATGTCGGAAAAATCGCGACAGTATCTGCCTTTCACGTTTTCTTGATGTTATTACACCTTGCATCTGTACACTTTAAAGCTcaatttcttctttcttcagGAATACTTGCACTTTCATGCAGGCGACGTGTAGTCGTACCTCATCATACTTTGTTGCTGACATTGCGTAAGCAAAGTTAGTGGCTGTACAGTAACAGCAAGATGAATAACCTCTTGTGTTTTTTATTGGCATTTAACTTAAGCAGGACGAAAAAGTTGCGAAAGCAAAAATAAACCAGTTTGAATTACGTAGGAGTTTGAAACCTCGGTGTCCGGTAAATTAGTGCACTGACTGATGTAGAGCCCGGAAACTGTGCCTTTACAAGAGTTAAATATAAGCCAATGCAAGACTGCACTATATAGGGCTTTTGTTGCTCTAAGTTCGTGAACGTCGTCAAGCGGCAAACTCAACCTACCTGGGTCTCAACTTCGAGGAGCTCGAGGACAGTGTCGAAGAATTCTCGACCGCTGACTTGTTGGGATATAGCGTAATGCGCCAGCTCCTCAAATATCGGATCTTCACCCACGCTCTTTCTGCTCCAGCCACCCTTGATCGTGGGCGTCTGAGATGCGCAGCACAGGAAGGCGGCGAATAGGACCACCGCCATCCCAAAGGGGCCAGTGAGAGCAGAAACCATGGCGGCCTGTGAATTTCTTCTCGAGCAAAATAAATGAGTACGtaaataggaaaaaaataaaaataaataaattatttatttattaacaaaTAAAAATATACATAAATACGCTCTCAGcggtttctttcatttttattttcgaTATGGGTTCTACAACAAAAACACGACAACAAGAGGGCAAGAATCGGCTGGAGTAGCACACGCTCACCGCTGGCTTCGCCACGTTACGTCCTTATGGATATAACAGCACAGCAAGATCGGGCGAAAAGAAGACAGGCACAATAACACAGCGCCATGCGTACGTACTATTGCCGTCAGTTCAATTGTAACTTACTATACCAGCAAGCCAAGCTTGTGCATCCCTATCGACCTCGGGCCTATACTCTTTCTGCACCTGGTGTCTTTAAGAAATAAGCGCTACACAGCTGCAATAAAAAGGCCCCATTCGGAAAAACGTAACCGTGATACCAGTGACTTGCCCTGTGTAAGTGCGGAACCGTAATCGTAAGTAACCGGAAACTTTTGAGGTAATCCGATGTGACAACACAGACCGCGACCAACGCATATTTCCCTCTCTGAAATAAGGTCACAATCCTGGACGTATTTTGCATGAAACCAGCTCTTCGTGCGAAGTCACTTAGGAGGGCGGTCATGCTTGTAGTATCGTCAGAAACATCGTATTATTATTAAAAGCGTGTCACAATACGTCAGCGGCTGTTGCCAGATTGTTGTCGCCATGCAGCGGCTTGGCTACTGCCCAGTCGTCAATATTCGAGCAACAATAGCACAATCTCCATGAGCAGCAATGTATTGCTAATTATTTCCAACTGCTTCATTTTTCTGCGCTTTGAAAAGTAATCAAAGCCATTAATGCAAATTTAAAATTTCCGGAAACGTTTTAGAAGTTCTAGCCTCGCCAAGAATTCGGAAGTATCCGCTGACGATATGCAGTATATTGCGTACATATGGCTACAGTGTGGACAGAACTCTTAGTAGATCGACTTCTAAAAGCTTAGTGCACAGTAAACTATTTCATGAGTGAACAAAGCATTCTGTGAAACAGAGTAAATCTACATATGCGAGCCAAACCCCGTCAGCATTATTGATGTTCACAGACCACGAGAGTGGGAAGGGGTCCTCTTGATTTTAGGACTCACCGCAGCTTGAACAAGGCAGCGAGACGGCAGCAAGTCAAATAATGAGCACGCCGCCGGCGGTGGGGATGTTTTGCCGAGTACGTGACGACCTGTCCGGCAAGAAAATGCGCCGAGAGGATTTCTTCAGCTAATGGCACGACCTTCGAGTCCACTTGGTGTATATATATAGCGATATAGCTGAGCCGATAGGTTGCCGGTTGCGTACGACTTTGAGAACGCTCGTTATCTTCAGGGAAGACGCCACTTCTATATAGATGGTTGCTTTGCAAGGCGAGAGGTCTCGGAAGCGAGAGCGTTTAAGGGTCAATTGCTGCACGTGGCACCGTGGTTGACTGGCGCTTTGGCTGCATGCCGCGCGCGTCTGATTGCCGTAGCGGCATTATTTAAACACGTGGTTCGGTGCTCCCGCTTATCGCAACCGTATTTTAATTGCTCTTACTCGGAATGGTGCGACGCGTTACAATACACCTAAATATGCGAGTCTTGCACTGCGTCGTGGCGCGATACCAAATGACATCATCACTTTGCTCCGAAACCTGCAATGCTTTTCGTTGCACTCAGTGCGCTCTGCCTCAGCCTTTATTCGTCTGCTACATCGCGACTCTATATAAACAGCATTTCGTGAAAGATAGCTTGTTGAAACCAAACttaaaaataattaaaacaaAACAGGCATACCATTTCCTGATGTTCGTGCGAAACATTCTTAGTTCTAGGGAAGGATGCATGTACGCGCAATATTATGTTAAATACAATGTGGGGATCTCCAGCTGTCTGGATCTCCCAAGCAGGCACCATTAAAAAGTGGCAGAAAGAGCTTGCTGCAGTCTGTTTTCTACATGCCTGATCATGCCAATGGTGTCTTGCTGATATGTTTGTAGCTAAGAGAACCTTTTTCGATATTACGTTCCATCTGAGTGGAATTTTTCCAAATGCAACTCCAGAGGCTACTGCAAAAAGAACCTATGCTGGGATTTTTGCTGATATGAGTCAATCGCTGTGTGAATGCGTCATAGATCATGTGTCTTTAATAAAACCATAGTAGCGTGCAAACTTAAGTCAAATGCCACAGTTATCCAGGGTTCAGTAGTTGGTCATTCGCTTTAATGGTGGTCAAAATAAGCCACAAATTTAGGCACTATTCAAGCACTATACGGCGTGTTCAAAATTAACCTTTAtagttttcttaaaattaggtaCTGAGAGGTACGCGAAGACCGCATGGGCAAATAAGGTATCAATCCACGGGGCCCCAAAGTGAGATGATTATTATTGCTGTCTGGAGCCCAATTAGCTAAAATCAAACAAATAacttttttgttgactgcagtaaggaAGTATGTTtctattgaaaagttagaggttGTCGTGCTTCTACACATTATAAGTTCGAGGAATTCTTccagcgtgtctgtgctccgagatatccgactccaaatttcaATTGTTTGTTCgcgtgattacgcatgcaagagagttaggttcggcgcaaagctcctccctgatgtgaggcggctgttgcgtgcggcgtttagtttGACAACGCGGCGGAGGCATTCGCAACCGACTAGTCGACAGACGTGACACAAAATATGCCTTCGAAATAAGGCTACGAGCGATTTCCGTTAAGAATGTTGGCTATGGAAACTGTATTTGCATTAGACAGTGCCGAGAAAGTGGCTATATCACACTTCTCTATGCTATCTCTACAGGCAGGCCCACTTTGTTTTTGGGAATAGATATTTAATTGTGACGCTACGTTTGTACACTGAAACGATAGAAGAATGTGCGACGGAAAACTCTGCACATGTTCTTCATTGACAGGCTTGTGGCGAACTATAATTGGTACGGGTAATCAACGGGCACCAATTGGCAGCAACACGACATAAGCGTTTCGTATCTCCTCAACAAAAAACAAGCAGAGAAAACACAACATTTCACCAAATGTAGGCCACTAGCGCGGCAGTCACACTCATTTCATACTGaggagccgccgtggttgctcagtggctatggtgttgggcttctaagcgcgaggtcacgggatcgaatcctggtcacggcggccgcattacgatggggcgaaatgcgaaaacacacgtgtacttagattcaggtgtacgtTAAAAAAAACACCAGGAAATCTAAGTTTGCGGAGCGCCCCATTACTTCCTTGCTCaggatcagatcgtggttttggcacgtaaaaccccatcatttatttcttttatttcacgcTCGAATTG from Dermacentor albipictus isolate Rhodes 1998 colony chromosome 7, USDA_Dalb.pri_finalv2, whole genome shotgun sequence includes the following:
- the LOC135903510 gene encoding cystatin-2-like, whose protein sequence is MVSALTGPFGMAVVLFAAFLCCASQTPTIKGGWSRKSVGEDPIFEELAHYAISQQVSGREFFDTVLELLEVETQTVAGTNYRIKFKIAESTCRVTEVYSKEACLPKSRTAVKGTCTALVYDVPWLNERMVPSLDCEGTTTSA